Proteins encoded together in one Terriglobia bacterium window:
- the rpiB gene encoding ribose 5-phosphate isomerase B — protein MKVAIGADHAGYELKEKIKQRLAQQGIEIRDEGTASTESVDYPDFARKVGEEVAEKKVDYGVLVCGSGIGMSIAANKVPGVRAANVTSEFEAQLSREHNDANVLALGARILKDEEAFAIVDKWLHTPFAGGRHQRRVDKIMEIERQEIQAHAK, from the coding sequence ATGAAGGTCGCCATCGGCGCCGACCATGCCGGCTACGAGCTGAAGGAAAAGATCAAGCAGCGCCTCGCGCAGCAGGGCATCGAGATCCGCGACGAGGGCACTGCCTCCACCGAGTCCGTGGACTATCCCGACTTCGCGCGCAAGGTTGGCGAAGAGGTGGCCGAAAAGAAGGTAGACTACGGCGTGCTCGTCTGTGGCAGCGGCATAGGCATGTCCATTGCCGCCAATAAGGTCCCCGGCGTGCGCGCCGCCAACGTCACCAGTGAGTTTGAGGCGCAGCTGAGCCGCGAGCATAACGACGCTAACGTACTCGCCCTTGGCGCCCGCATCCTCAAGGACGAAGAAGCCTTCGCCATTGTGGACAAGTGGCTGCACACCCCGTTCGCCGGCGGCCGCCACCAGCGCCGCGTCGACAAGATCATGGAGATCGAGCGTCAGGAGATCCAGGCCCACGCCAAATAA